Proteins encoded within one genomic window of Haematobia irritans isolate KBUSLIRL chromosome 5, ASM5000362v1, whole genome shotgun sequence:
- the Grl40a gene encoding gustatory receptor-like 40a produces the protein MNYQRILRVTSGFLLLTGYQLRSLDPKSLRYRLSLWSVLNFLLIALTYTVSFGHHFEKSALLKIALDLSPFLKNLIILQIWLGLKVFIFCIIEWKSVTSVLNGLVSVLTFKTNTDDDTSASPLKTRWCNEVAAYFIFFITLIVALAFGLYIAIEMKFEFPPSDNIMIALALLIPHFIVSGSLRLHNIILWLLRNELENYKQLVIQKNEKDPAEIVIEIINPVLKTTQGDVELVKNSSCESSPIDIYDIVLKGIQSIADFLKSTNGVLQRQMLILNGLNYNCLLYGIFNRLYFEKYWHLVFLGRLRRIFYAANSVIFVCIFLDYLLLISMHICFDKMMQSIMLLSIGIIIVYQYFNDQIDAVTQLVEHSNDDDE, from the exons ATgaattatcaacgtattttgagAGTGACTAGTGGATTTCTTCTGTTGACAGGTTATCAACTTCGTTCACTGGATCCAAAAAGTCTTCGTTACCGTTTATCACTATGGAGTGTTTTGAATTTCCTTCTAATAGCCTTGACTTACACTGTGTCTTTTGGTCATCATTTTGAGAAATCAGCTCTTTTAAAAATCGCTCTGGACTTATcgccatttttaaaaaatctcatAATTCTTCAAATATGGCTAGGACTAAAAGTCTTCATATTCTGTATAATTGAATGGAAATCGGTGACAAGTGTTCTAAATGGTCTGGTCTCAGTGTTGACCTTTAAGACCAATACTGATGATGACACATCTGCATCACCATTAAAAACGAGGTGGTGCAATGAAGTTGCtgcatatttcatatttttcatcacTTTAATAGTAGCCCTGGCCTTTGGTCTATATATagcaattgaaatgaaatttgaatttcCACCATCAGACAATATAATGATTGCCTTGGCTTTACTAATACCCCATTTCATTGTATCTGGATCCCTAAGACTTCACAATATAATTTTATGGCTTCTACGCAACGAGCTGGAAAATTACAAGCAATTGGTTATACAGAAAAATGAGAAAGACCCTGCAGAAATTGTCATTGAAATTATTAATCCAGTTTTAAAAACCACTCAAGGCGATGTAGAATTGGTCAAGAATTCATCTTGTGAATCTTCACCCATAGATATATATGATATAGTTTTAAAGGGAATTCAATCTATAGCGGATTTTTTGAAATCCACCAATGgagttttacaaagacaaatgcTCATTTTAAATGGCCTCAATTATAATTGCCTTttgtatggaatttttaatcgtttatattttgaaaaatattggcaCCTTGTGTTTTTGGGTCGTCTACGTCGTATATTCTATGCCGCTAATTCAGTGATATTTGTGTGCATTTTTCTGGACTATTTGTTGCTGATATCAATGCATATctgttttgataaaatg ATGCAATCCATAATGCTTTTGAGTATTGGAATTATTAtcgtatatcaatatttcaatgatCAGATTGATGCAGTTACCCAGCTTGTAGAGCATAGTAATGACGACGATGAGTAA
- the Bap55 gene encoding brahma associated protein 55kD, protein MSAGNMLYGGDEIGALVFDPGHHSLRVGYAQEDTPKAEIPSVVGVGPSAQDSNMDIETKTDNNITQNNSSSSKYYVDTTYINVPRSHMEIQTYMKDGMIDNWDLFEKVIDYAYAKVIQSEPEYHPVLFSEASWNVRNNREKLTELMFEKYNVPAFFLVKNAVLAAFASGRATALVVDSGATHTSAVPVHEGYVLSQAVVKSPLGGDYLSMQCRQHLEKLSIDLTPSYQIASKDVVKERDTPRFTTRKIPENLTQSWQNYMQKLLLQDFQMNILQVLENPYDERVASQIPTVHYEFPNGYHQEFGSERFKLAESLFDHAPLGAGQLASTSVGMCDADVRLSLYGSVVVTGGNTLLQGFPERLNRDLQLRAPSNTRLKMISANGSVERRFGAWIGGSILASIGTFQQMWISSQEYEESGKSQVERKCP, encoded by the exons ATGAGTGCCGGTAATATGCTGTATGGAGGCGATGAAATTGGGGCCCTGGTTTTCGATCCCGGCCATCATTCTCTAAGAGTAGGTTATGCTCAAGAAGATACACCCAAAGCTGAAATACCCTCCGTAGTGGGAGTAGGTCCTAGTGCACAAGATTCTAATATGGACATCGAAACAAAAACAGATAATAACATAACCCAAAACA ATTCTTCTTCCAGCAAATACTATGTTGATACCACATACATTAATGTTCCACGATCCCATATGgagatacaaacatatatgaaGGATGGCATGATTGATAATTGGGATTTGTTTGAAAAAGTCATAGACTATGCTTATGCAAAGGTAATACAGTCGGAACCGGAATATCATCCGGTTTTATTTTCAGAGGCATCATGGAATGTACGAAATAATCGAGAGAAACTTACCGAATTGATGTTTGAAAAATACAATGTTCCAGCATTCTTTTTGGTCAAAAATGCAGTACTGGCCGCTTTTGCCAGCGGTCGTGCCACAGCATTGGTGGTAGATAGTGGAGCAACACATACTTCGGCAGTTCCTGTACATGAGGGCTATGTACTCTCCCAGGCTGTTGTAAAATCTCCTTTGGGTGGTGATTATTTGTCCATGCAATGTCGTCAACATTTGGAAAAACTATCCATCGATTTAACTCCATCGTATCAAATCGCTTCCAAGGATGTAGTGAAAGAACGGGATACGCCTCGCTTTACAACGCGTAAGATACCTGAAAATCTGACACAATCATGGCAAAATTATATGCAGAAGCtacttttgcaagattttcaaaTGAATATTTTACAAGTATTGGAAAATCCTTATGATGAAAGAGTTGCATCCCAAATACCCACTGTTCACTACGAATTTCCCAATGGCTATCATCAAGAGTTCGGTTCAGAGCGTTTTAAATTGGCCGAAAGTTTATTCGATCATGCTCCTTTGGGTGCAGGTCAACTAGCATCAACAAGTGTGGGCATGTGTGATGCAGATGTCCGCTTATCATTATATGGATCTGTGGTTGTTACGG GTGGTAACACTTTACTCCAGGGTTTTCCTGAAAGATTGAATCGTGATTTGCAACTACGTGCTCCTTCGAATACACGACTGAAAATGATTTCTGCCAATGGCAGTGTTGAGAGGCGTTTTGGAGCTTGGATTGGAGGCTCGATTCTGGCCTCCATTGGTACATTCCAACAAATGTGGATCTCCTCACAAGAGTATGAGGAATCAGGAAAAAGTCAAGTAGAGCGAAAATGTCCTTAA
- the Mtap gene encoding methylthioadenosine phosphorylase, which yields MVQNVKIGIIGGSGLDDPDILVNRKETSVTTPFGNPSDVLIEGDIDGVKCVLLARHGRKHNIMPSNVNYRANIWALKEAGCTHLLVSTACGSLREEIKPGNLVIPNDFIDRTTKRCQTFHDGEMSSPQGVCHLPMYPAFNERCRNILLQTAKDLGYDVHDKACMVTIEGPRFSSRAESKMFRQWGGDLINMTTCPEVVLAKEAGLLYGAIAIATDYDCWREGCESVNVQDVLKTFAENVKKVKMILVKAVGKIVQEEWSDAITEAKQCVANNTMGGGTKE from the exons atggtaCAAAACGTGAAA ATTGGCATCATTGGTGGTTCTGGTCTAGATGATCCAGATATTCTGGTAAATCGTAAAGAAACTTCAGTTACAACACCTTTCGGTAATCCGTCTGATGTTTTGATTGAAGGTGACATAGATGGAGTAAAATGTGTGCTTTTAGCTCGCCATGGTAGGAAACACAATATAATGCCTTCAAATGTTAATTACCGGGCAAACATATGGGCATTGAAAGAAGCTGGTTGTACACATTTATTAGTCTCCACAGCTTGTGGGTCCTTGCGTGAGGAAATTAAACCTGGTAATTTGGTAATaccaaatgattttattgatcgAACCACTAAGAGGTGTCAAACCTTTCACGATGGTGAAATGTCCAGCCCACAAGGTGTTTGTCACTTACCCATGTATCCTGCGTTCAACGAGCGTTGCAGGAATATATTACTTCAAACCGCTAAGGACCTGGGATACGATGTCCATGATAAGGCTTGTATGGTGACAATAGAGGGACCTCGATTCTCTTCACGGGCCGAAAGTAAAATGTTTCGCCAATGGGGTGGCGATCTTATCAATATGACTACGTGTCCCGAAGTAGTTTTAGCCAAAGAGGCTGGATTGTTGTATGGGGCAATAGCAATCGCAACAGATTATGATTGTTGGCGTGAGGGATGCGAAAGTGTAAACGTACAAGatgttttgaaaacatttgctgagaatgtaaaaaaagtaaaaatgatTTTGGTGAAAGCTGTGGGTAAGATTGTCCAAGAAGAATGGTCAGATGCCATAACGGAAGCAAAA CAATGCGTGGCCAACAATACGATGGGAGGAGGAACCAAGGAATGA